The following are encoded in a window of Paenibacillus polymyxa genomic DNA:
- a CDS encoding HD-GYP domain-containing protein, producing the protein MTTVPVSELKAGLRLQSDVFTEMGSLLLPKGRILLPRDLEILQAFLIQQVEVGTDDLTKSSGESTTVRSGISESQGPSLDGRDESEQFQDEYDKMVMLVKNAFQSVLVSNLSIYELRGQLESLLVHIQRYNVMTYTPPAMIEVDYIFHNAVLASLTSYSIAQWIGLPQKDWMQVAFAGLLHDIGNAKMDPAILYKPSKLTWEEQEEIRSHTSLGYQLLKNVKAINEGVRLAALQHHEKVDGTGYPLRLKGEQIHIYAKIVGVADVFHAMTLEKTYRPAQSPYLVLEQIKSESFGKLDPSVVQVFIHKLTQFNNGTKVRLNDNRTGEIIFADRDHPTRPLIQVDGEIINLMLQRELYIEYIVT; encoded by the coding sequence ATGACAACTGTACCCGTATCCGAATTAAAAGCAGGACTTAGATTGCAAAGCGATGTATTTACAGAAATGGGCAGCTTGCTGCTACCGAAAGGGCGCATTCTGCTACCGCGTGACTTGGAGATTTTACAGGCGTTCCTGATCCAGCAAGTTGAGGTAGGAACGGATGATCTTACAAAATCCAGTGGCGAGTCTACGACTGTTCGATCTGGAATATCGGAATCGCAAGGACCTTCGTTAGATGGGCGAGATGAATCTGAACAATTTCAGGATGAGTATGACAAAATGGTGATGCTCGTTAAGAACGCATTTCAATCGGTACTCGTCTCTAATTTATCTATATATGAACTGCGAGGACAATTGGAGTCCTTACTGGTGCACATTCAGCGCTATAATGTAATGACCTATACTCCGCCTGCCATGATCGAAGTGGACTATATTTTTCACAACGCCGTGCTAGCCTCCCTTACTTCCTACTCCATTGCACAATGGATCGGATTACCTCAAAAGGATTGGATGCAGGTGGCTTTTGCTGGATTGCTTCATGACATAGGGAATGCTAAAATGGACCCGGCCATTCTGTACAAGCCCTCCAAACTAACGTGGGAAGAGCAAGAAGAAATACGTAGTCATACATCACTAGGATACCAGCTGCTTAAAAATGTGAAAGCTATTAACGAAGGTGTGCGTTTGGCAGCTCTTCAGCATCATGAGAAAGTGGACGGTACTGGATATCCACTGCGTCTTAAAGGGGAACAAATCCACATCTACGCTAAAATCGTTGGAGTGGCTGATGTATTCCATGCTATGACTCTAGAGAAAACATACCGGCCTGCCCAATCACCGTATCTGGTTCTAGAGCAAATCAAGTCAGAATCATTTGGAAAGCTGGACCCAAGTGTCGTACAAGTTTTTATTCATAAGCTAACCCAATTCAATAATGGAACCAAGGTGCGCCTCAATGATAACCGTACAGGGGAAATTATATTTGCTGATCGAGATCATCCGACTCGTCCGTTGATTCAAGTAGATGGGGAAATCATTAACTTAATGCTGCAAAGAGAGCTTTATATCGAGTATATTGTTACTTAA